A part of Cuculus canorus isolate bCucCan1 chromosome 23, bCucCan1.pri, whole genome shotgun sequence genomic DNA contains:
- the ST14 gene encoding suppressor of tumorigenicity 14 protein has product MTSIAREELFVRVMEQSPCSPLLWGCWSSWKPQGSWMTFSSPPIESAFYLLFGMQSNTTPRGVFISPHLSYRCRICTGFWGAMFSLVFPQTPVTWERRELQPDTGAFRDPQRVSVLPHLPGARRGGAGHGAEPRGAAPTPWQPEPAAALAMERGPAAGGVGMRYSAQPQDMEEGVEFLPAMNSKKVEKRGPKRQVVITVLIVVFLLISVVTGLLVWHFKYRNVPVRKVFNGHLRVLNWEFLDAYENSSSPEFIMLAKKVKGTVEEIYRNHADIGPYHKETVITAFSEGSIIAYYWSEFLVPKYREQSLDRAMADKQSLVQSWNPRLRNPMLKVESVVAFPVDPSIAFSSRDSSCIFALHAKEGEVTSFTTPGFPNSPYPNNALCYWALRADANSIISLSFKTLELEQCRDGSDYIKVYDSLSPVEPHALVRLCGNYAPSYNLTFLSSQNVMLVTLVTNKEGRFPGFKAEFFQLPKMKACGGTLRGPSGTFMTPYYPAHYPPAMDCVWNIEVPSKKNVKVRFNMFFVLEPGIPVTSCTKDYVQVNSTKYCGERPQFVVASTTNKIEVRFHSDQSYTDTGFLAEFLSYDSSDPCPGKFTCNTGRCIERSMRCDGWLDCVDGSDERSCTCTDQQFKCHNGWCKPKFWVCDNVNDCGDNSDELQCSCANDTFKCNNGKCIPNAQQCDGKDDCGDGSDEGSCSTAVRTTVPCKEYTYKCRNGRCISKQNPECDGDQDCEDNSDEDNCNCGIRSYIRKSRIVGGQDSDVGEWPWQVSLHVKGQGHICGASLVSESWLVSAAHCFLQLQGIRYSDPNLWTAYLGLTNQGNRNDPNVQTRKIKRIISHPYFNDYTYDYDIAVLELQTSATFSSVIQPICLPDATHDFPVGKDLWVTGWGATSEGGEGASILQKAEIRLINQTMCNQLLTNQLTPRMMCVGILTGGVDACQGDSGGPLVSVELNSRMFLAGVVSWGNGCAQRNKPGVYTRLTSLREWIEEQTGL; this is encoded by the exons atGACTTCTATAGCCCGGGAAGAGCTCTTTGTGCGGGTGATGGAGCAGTCCCCGTGTTCACCtttgctctggggctgctggtcCAGCTGGAAACCTCAGGGCTCCTGGATGAcgttttcctctcctcccattGAATCAGCCTTTTATTTACTCTTTGGAATGCAAAGTAACACGACACCCCGCGGGGTTTTTatctctccccatctctcctaTCGCTGCCGAA TTTGCACGGGGTTTTGGGGCGCGAtgttttccttggttttcccACAAACGCCTGTGACGTGGGAGAGGCGGGAGCTGCAGCCGGACACGGGAGCGTTCAGGGACCCACAGCGTGTTTCCGTCTTGCCGCACCTGCCAGGAGCACGGAGAGGAGGAGCTGGGCACGGAGCCGAGCCCAGGGGAGCAGCACCCACGCCATGGCAGCCTGAGCCGGCAGCCGCCCTCGCCATGGAGCGGGGCCCTGCGGCCGGTGGGGTTGGCATGAGGTACAGCGCCCAACCTCAG GACATGGAGGAAGGGGTGGAGTTCCTCCCTGCCATGAACTCCAAGAAGGTGGAGAAGCGTGGCCCAAAGCGGCAGGTGGTCATCACTGTCCTGATCGTTGTTTTCCTGCTCATCTCCGTTGTCACCGGCCTCTTGGTTTGGCATTTCAAAT ACAGGAACGTGCCCGTCCGGAAGGTTTTCAACGGCCACTTAAGGGTTCTGAACTGGGAATTCCTTGATGCTTATGAGAACTCCAGCTCTCCAGAGTTCATCATGCTGGCCAAGAAGGTGAAAGGCACG GTAGAAGAGATCTACAGGAACCACGCAGATATTGGCCCTTACCACAAGGAGACAGTGATAACTGCATTCAG CGAAGGCAGCATCATTGCCTACTACTGGTCGGAGTTCCTTGTCCCCAAGTACCGGGAGCAGAGTCTGGACAGGGCGATGGCCGACAAGCAGAGCCTGGTCCAAAGCTGGAACCCTCGCCTGAGAAACCCAATGCTGAAGGTGGAGTCGGTCGTCGCTTTCC cCGTCGACCCCAGCATAGCCTTCTCCTCTCGGGACA GTAGCTGCATCTTTGCCCTCCACGCCAAGGAAGGGGAGGTCACCAGTTTCACCACGCCGGGCTTCCCCAACAGCCCCTACCCCAACAATGCACTCTGCTACTGGGCACTGAGGGCAGACGCCAACTCCATCATCAGCCTGTCCTTCAAGACGCTGGAACTGGAgcagtgcagggatgggagtgACTACATCAAGGTGTACGACTCTCTCAGCCCCGTGGAGCCCCACGCTTTGGTCAG GCTCTGCGGGAATTACGCCCCTTCCTACAACCTGACCTTCCTGTCCTCCCAGAACGTCATGCTCGTCACGTTGGTTACCaacaaagaggggagattcCCCGGCTTTAAGGCTGAGTTCTTCCAGCTCCCGAAGATGAAAG CTTGTGGCGGGACGCTGAGAGGACCAAGCGGCACTTTCATGACTCCCTATTACCCAGCACACTACCCACCTGCCATGGACTGTGTCTGGAACATAGAG GTTCCCTCTAAAAAGAACGTGAAGGTGCGTTTCAACATGTTCTTCGTGCTAGAGCCCGGGATCCCGGTCACCTCCTGCACCAAGGACTACGTGCAGGTCAACAGCACGAA gtaCTGTGGGGAGCGCCCCCAGTTTGTGGTGGCCAGTACCACCAACAAAATCGAGGTCCGGTTCCACTCAGACCAGTCCTACACAGACACTGGCTTCCTCGCTGAGTTCCTGTCCTATGACTCCAGCGATC CCTGCCCTGGCAAGTTTACCTGCAACACCGGCCGCTGCATTGAAAGAAGCATGCGCTGCGACGGGTGGCTGGACTGCGTAGACGGCAGCGACGAGCGATCCTGCA CCTGTACCGACCAGCAGTTCAAGTGCCACAACGGCTGGTGCAAACCCAAGTTCTGGGTCTGTGACAACGTGAACGACTGCGGCGACAACAGCGATGAGCTGCAGTGCA GCTGTGCAAATGACACCTTCAAGTGCAACAATGGGAAGTGCATTCCCAACGCACAACAGTGCGATGGCAAGGACGACTGCGGAGATGGGAGCGACGagggcagctgcagcactg CGGTCCGCACGACTGTCCCCTGCAAGGAATACACCTACAAGTGCCGCAACGGGCGCTGCATCAGCAAGCAGAACCCGGAGTGCGACGGGGACCAGGACTGTGAAGACAACTCTGATGAGGACAACTGCA ACTGTGGGATCCGCTCCTACATCAGGAAGTCCCGGATTGTCGGTGGGCAGGATTCAGACGTGGGAGAATGGCCGTGGCAGGTCAGCCTCCACGTCAAGGGCCAGGGCCACATCTGCGGAGCCTCGCTGGTCTCGGAGAGCTGGCTGGTGTCCGCTGCGCATTGCTTCCTGCAGCTACAGGGCATCAG GTACTCGGACCCCAACCTGTGGACAGCCTACCTGGGCCTGACCAACCAAGGCAACCGCAATGACCCCAACGTGCAAACACGGAAGATCAAGCGTATCATCTCCCACCCCTACTTCAACGACTACACCTACGACTACGACATCGCCGTGCTGGAGCTGCAGACCTCTGCCACCTTCTCATCTGTCATCCAGCCCATCTGCCTGCCCGATGCCACCCACGACTTCCCCGTGGGCAAGGACCTGTGGGTGACTGGATGGGGAGCAACCTCAGAAGGAGGCGA AGGAGCTTCCAtcttgcagaaagcagaaatccGGCTCATCAACCAGACGATGTGCAACCAGCTGCTGACCAACCAGCTGACGCCGCGCATGATGTGTGTGGGGATCCTGACCGGCGGCGTGGATGCCTGCCAG GGAGATTCCGGCGGGCCCCTGGTCAGCGTGGAGCTCAACAGTCGGATGTTCCTGGCCGGTGTAGTGAGCTGGGGCAACGGCTGCGCTCAGAGAAACAAGCCTGGAGTCTACACCCGCCTCACCAGCCTGCGAGAATGGATCGAAGAGCAGACAGGCCTTTAG